The following proteins are co-located in the Paludibaculum fermentans genome:
- a CDS encoding glycosyltransferase family 2 protein: MDFSVVITTWNRPDSLAQCLDALAAQVYPPEAFEVVVVDDGSPTPLDERAVQRSGRNVRLVRQVNSGPAAGRNLGAQAACGEWLAFTDDDCRPRPGWLAAMKRVLGTHPGALVGGVTINALKTNAYSQASQSILDAAYRYFNPDPENARFFATDNLVVARERFLACGGLDVRFRVASEDREFCERWLAGGGRIVTAEDAVVDHFHALTFRTFCRQHFQYGRGAAQFHRGRLGRLRRDVSFRWRVHDWLVRPVRESPNPVLAAGLVAAWQLANTAGFFWESLRLPYRDPRPMSPTNLRN, translated from the coding sequence GTGGACTTCAGCGTCGTAATCACGACGTGGAACCGGCCGGATTCGCTGGCGCAGTGCCTGGATGCACTGGCGGCGCAGGTGTATCCCCCGGAGGCCTTCGAAGTCGTGGTGGTGGACGACGGCAGCCCGACGCCACTGGATGAGCGGGCGGTGCAGAGATCGGGGAGGAATGTGCGGTTGGTCAGGCAGGTCAATTCGGGCCCAGCGGCGGGCCGCAATCTGGGTGCGCAAGCAGCCTGCGGCGAATGGTTGGCGTTCACGGATGATGACTGCCGTCCACGGCCCGGGTGGCTGGCGGCGATGAAGCGCGTCCTGGGGACTCATCCTGGCGCGCTGGTTGGCGGGGTCACGATCAATGCGTTGAAAACGAATGCGTACTCCCAGGCCAGCCAGTCGATTCTGGATGCGGCGTACAGGTATTTCAATCCGGATCCGGAGAATGCGCGGTTCTTCGCGACCGATAATCTGGTGGTGGCGCGCGAGCGGTTTCTGGCTTGCGGCGGATTGGACGTGAGATTCCGGGTGGCCAGCGAGGATCGCGAGTTCTGTGAACGGTGGCTGGCCGGCGGCGGGCGGATTGTGACGGCGGAGGATGCTGTGGTGGACCACTTCCACGCGCTCACCTTCCGGACCTTCTGCCGGCAGCACTTCCAATATGGCCGTGGGGCGGCGCAGTTCCACAGGGGCCGGCTGGGCCGGCTGAGGCGGGATGTTTCGTTCCGCTGGCGGGTCCACGACTGGCTGGTGCGGCCGGTGCGGGAATCGCCCAATCCTGTCCTGGCAGCCGGGTTGGTGGCAGCGTGGCAGTTGGCGAACACAGCCGGATTTTTCTGGGAGAGCCTGCGGTTGCCGTACCGCGATCCGCGGCCGATGTCGCCGACGAATCTTCGGAATTGA
- a CDS encoding Gfo/Idh/MocA family protein, translated as MLKETRVALVGCGWAAQNLHLPALRRAGGIRLVAAADPNERNLAAIACSRKFTEIERMLGEVDCDAVIIASPPVAHANAVEWALRAGRAVLLEKPPAATREEAHRILDWAAASKLLCVPALNQRHHPELIQLKRRLASGEFGDIEAVNVVWTSGSALSPRAWLRRREQGGGAMLDLGIHVADLWQWLLGSEIEGIQATGRSEWIDDQTVAIHGRSSRGAVVSAVLSLASTDRFDIEVIGKTGSARVFPYRRMKESYTGQWQAFETALAGQPWTGATLAEGVAALDSMLDAAMELPLAPRWDARPVEYPLSLVCSTTRDYEAIRTTLSYLRRQTMASKLELILVGPSEAALRGPAGETEAFASVQRIGLGEVRSIAHANAAGVRAARGRLVVFTEDHCFPEPDWAAALVAAHEGPYAVVGPVMRNGNPDTLVSWCDFLIGYGPWMEPMAPCSPDFLPGHNSCYKRDILLELGGRMEALLEAETVLHYELSANGIPLRVEPAARARHINYSKLSVWIPVQLLCGRLFGGSRAMSWSWKRKWFYAAASPLIPAVRLWRCAREMYKPGRSRGLFWKMLPMLTFGLILDGIGQMAGYLWGAGDSMRRLAFYEFNRADHVKQQERALWTSAS; from the coding sequence GTGTTGAAGGAAACGCGTGTCGCGCTGGTGGGCTGTGGCTGGGCTGCCCAGAATCTGCATTTGCCTGCGTTGCGGCGGGCAGGCGGCATCCGGTTGGTGGCCGCGGCGGATCCGAATGAGCGAAACCTGGCCGCGATCGCCTGTTCCCGGAAATTCACCGAGATTGAACGAATGCTGGGCGAAGTGGATTGCGATGCGGTCATCATCGCGTCGCCGCCGGTAGCGCATGCCAACGCCGTTGAGTGGGCCTTGCGCGCAGGGCGCGCGGTCCTGCTGGAGAAGCCCCCCGCGGCCACACGCGAAGAGGCGCACCGGATTCTGGATTGGGCCGCCGCGTCGAAGCTGTTGTGCGTGCCGGCATTGAATCAGCGCCATCATCCCGAACTGATCCAACTGAAGCGCCGGTTGGCCAGCGGCGAATTCGGCGACATCGAAGCGGTGAATGTGGTTTGGACCTCGGGCTCGGCTCTCAGTCCGCGGGCGTGGTTGCGGAGGCGCGAGCAGGGCGGGGGCGCGATGCTCGACCTCGGGATCCATGTGGCGGATCTGTGGCAGTGGCTGTTGGGTTCGGAGATTGAGGGCATCCAGGCCACGGGGCGCTCTGAATGGATCGACGATCAGACGGTGGCTATCCACGGACGGTCGTCGCGCGGCGCCGTGGTTTCCGCCGTCCTTTCCCTCGCTTCCACCGACAGATTTGACATTGAGGTGATCGGCAAAACGGGCTCGGCGCGCGTCTTTCCATATAGACGCATGAAGGAATCCTACACTGGGCAGTGGCAGGCCTTCGAGACGGCACTCGCAGGCCAGCCTTGGACCGGGGCGACGTTAGCCGAAGGCGTGGCGGCGTTGGACTCGATGCTGGACGCGGCCATGGAACTGCCGCTGGCTCCGCGCTGGGACGCGCGGCCTGTGGAATATCCACTCTCGCTGGTGTGCTCGACGACGCGGGACTATGAAGCCATTCGGACGACGCTCTCCTACCTGCGCCGGCAAACCATGGCGAGCAAGCTCGAGCTGATCCTGGTGGGGCCGAGTGAGGCCGCTTTGCGTGGGCCCGCCGGCGAGACGGAGGCCTTCGCGTCGGTGCAGCGGATCGGACTGGGCGAAGTCCGCTCGATCGCGCACGCCAATGCGGCAGGGGTGCGGGCAGCGCGCGGCCGGCTGGTGGTGTTCACCGAGGATCATTGCTTCCCCGAGCCCGACTGGGCGGCGGCCCTGGTGGCGGCGCACGAAGGTCCGTATGCAGTGGTCGGACCGGTGATGCGGAACGGCAATCCCGATACGCTCGTGAGCTGGTGCGATTTCCTGATCGGCTACGGGCCCTGGATGGAGCCAATGGCGCCGTGTTCGCCCGACTTTCTGCCGGGGCACAACAGTTGCTACAAGCGCGACATCCTGCTGGAACTGGGCGGACGGATGGAGGCGCTGCTGGAGGCGGAGACGGTGCTGCATTACGAACTCAGCGCCAATGGGATCCCGCTGAGAGTGGAGCCGGCGGCGCGCGCGCGGCACATCAACTACTCGAAGTTGAGCGTGTGGATTCCGGTGCAGTTGCTTTGCGGACGCCTGTTCGGCGGTTCGCGCGCGATGTCGTGGAGCTGGAAGCGGAAGTGGTTCTATGCCGCAGCTTCGCCCCTGATTCCGGCCGTGCGGTTGTGGCGATGCGCTCGTGAGATGTACAAGCCAGGCCGGAGCCGCGGCTTGTTCTGGAAGATGCTGCCGATGCTGACCTTCGGGCTGATCCTGGACGGGATCGGTCAGATGGCCGGGTATTTGTGGGGTGCGGGCGACTCGATGCGGCGGCTGGCGTTCTACGAGTTCAATCGCGCTGACCACGTCAAACAGCAAGAGAGGGCCTTGTGGACTTCAGCGTCGTAA
- a CDS encoding Gfo/Idh/MocA family protein, with the protein MPDTPSIPRRSILTGASAAFTTSLFTGRVRGANDRIAVGFIGLGAMGSGNLSYAMQVPEAQPVAVCDIYGPHLERAVSAAAKKGVQVKAVTDFRDIIADKSIDAICVSTPDHWHAYMTVEGCKAGKDVYVEKPACTYINEGKKMVQAARKYDRVVQAGTMQRSGGYFKKAAELVKSGILGEITFCHAFQTGLTKEAGFGDPGDTTPPADLNWDMWLGPAPKVPFNPNRWGVKTTTFPTFRYFWDYAGGAMTDWGVHLIDPLHQCFDEVMPLSVSAMGEKFYVKDNVQTPDTMLATFRYPKFLSSYESRTCNPLPMFGTTQGAATTIHGTEASLMVNRSGCWLIPNNPSKMEPQTWEKDKEMSQMNVPHWRNFMECIKSRKRPTSDIETCVRSSATCILANLSMRHKTWLDWDEKEWTVKQDAVKPALVEKYRAPWKLVV; encoded by the coding sequence ATGCCAGACACACCATCCATTCCTCGTAGAAGCATTCTCACCGGCGCCAGCGCCGCATTCACTACCTCGCTGTTCACCGGCCGGGTCCGGGGCGCCAACGACCGCATTGCGGTGGGATTTATCGGCCTCGGGGCCATGGGCTCGGGCAACCTCTCCTACGCGATGCAGGTTCCGGAAGCACAGCCCGTCGCAGTGTGCGACATCTATGGTCCGCACCTGGAGCGGGCCGTTTCCGCCGCCGCCAAGAAAGGCGTGCAGGTGAAGGCCGTGACCGATTTCCGGGATATTATCGCCGATAAATCGATCGACGCGATCTGCGTCTCGACGCCCGACCATTGGCACGCCTACATGACAGTGGAAGGCTGCAAAGCCGGCAAGGACGTATACGTCGAGAAGCCCGCCTGCACTTACATCAACGAAGGCAAGAAGATGGTGCAGGCCGCGCGAAAGTACGACCGTGTGGTGCAGGCGGGTACGATGCAACGCTCGGGCGGCTACTTCAAGAAGGCGGCCGAACTGGTGAAGAGCGGCATTCTCGGCGAGATCACGTTCTGCCACGCATTCCAGACGGGGCTTACAAAGGAAGCCGGATTCGGGGATCCGGGTGACACCACGCCGCCGGCCGACCTGAATTGGGATATGTGGCTCGGACCGGCGCCCAAGGTGCCGTTCAATCCCAATCGCTGGGGTGTGAAGACCACCACCTTCCCGACCTTCCGCTACTTCTGGGACTATGCCGGCGGCGCGATGACGGATTGGGGTGTGCACCTGATCGATCCGCTGCACCAGTGTTTTGACGAAGTGATGCCTTTGTCTGTATCGGCCATGGGCGAGAAGTTCTATGTGAAGGACAATGTCCAGACGCCGGACACAATGCTGGCTACTTTCCGCTATCCCAAATTCCTGAGCTCGTACGAGAGCCGGACCTGCAACCCGCTGCCGATGTTCGGGACGACGCAGGGCGCGGCGACAACGATTCATGGGACCGAGGCGAGCCTGATGGTGAACCGTTCGGGCTGCTGGCTGATTCCGAACAACCCGTCAAAGATGGAGCCGCAGACCTGGGAAAAAGACAAAGAGATGAGCCAGATGAATGTACCGCACTGGCGCAACTTCATGGAGTGCATCAAGTCGCGGAAACGGCCTACCAGCGACATCGAGACTTGTGTCCGCTCCTCCGCTACCTGCATCCTGGCCAATCTCTCGATGCGCCACAAGACGTGGCTCGATTGGGATGAAAAGGAGTGGACGGTGAAACAGGATGCGGTGAAGCCGGCGTTGGTGGAGAAGTATCGCGCACCCTGGAAGTTAGTGGTCTAG
- a CDS encoding FAD-binding protein yields the protein MDKRTFLKLLSAAGAAPVTTPMSAWMAHEKLANWAGNLTYSTDRLQEAFSVDQIKTCLRAQKKVKVLGTRHCFNSIADSKFNLLSLKPMHEVVAIDAAAHTVTVDAGITYGQLGPYLDSKGFALHNLASLPHISIAGACSTGTHGSGEKNGNLATAVAALELVTAAGDVVTLSRKADGDTFRGAVVGLGALGVITRITLDIQPKFSVRQWVYENLPLSQMRDHFDAIQASGYSVSLFTDWQKQRINEVWIKSKVGDGPPFAAPAELFGAKRATKNLHPIAELSAVNCTEQLGVAGPWYERLPHFRMGFTPSAGKELQSEFFVPRKNAVDAILAVERLRDQITPHLLISEIRTIAADDLWMSASYKQPSVAIHFTWKPDWPAVRSVLPVIEKELSAFQYRPHWGKLFTIAPAQLRSRYEKLPQFLALAAKYDPAGKFRNDFLDTNLFNR from the coding sequence GTGGATAAGAGAACTTTCCTCAAACTGCTCTCGGCCGCGGGGGCCGCTCCGGTTACCACACCCATGTCCGCCTGGATGGCTCACGAGAAGCTGGCCAATTGGGCCGGAAATCTCACTTACAGCACGGACCGGCTGCAGGAAGCTTTCTCCGTCGATCAGATCAAGACCTGCCTGCGAGCGCAGAAGAAGGTGAAGGTACTCGGCACCAGGCACTGCTTCAACTCCATCGCCGACAGCAAGTTCAACCTGCTGTCGCTGAAGCCGATGCACGAGGTGGTCGCGATCGATGCCGCGGCCCACACCGTGACTGTCGACGCGGGCATCACGTACGGGCAACTGGGTCCGTATCTCGACAGCAAGGGCTTTGCGCTGCACAACCTGGCATCGCTGCCGCATATCTCGATTGCGGGGGCGTGCAGTACGGGCACGCACGGGTCAGGGGAGAAGAACGGGAATCTGGCTACGGCGGTCGCGGCGTTGGAGTTGGTTACGGCGGCGGGCGACGTGGTGACGCTCTCGCGGAAGGCCGATGGCGACACGTTCCGGGGTGCGGTGGTGGGGCTCGGGGCTTTGGGGGTGATCACGCGGATCACGCTCGACATCCAGCCCAAGTTTTCTGTACGGCAGTGGGTCTACGAGAATCTGCCGCTGTCGCAGATGAGGGACCACTTCGATGCGATCCAGGCCAGCGGGTACAGCGTGAGCCTGTTCACCGACTGGCAGAAGCAGCGGATCAACGAGGTCTGGATCAAGAGCAAGGTGGGCGACGGGCCGCCTTTCGCTGCGCCCGCCGAGTTGTTTGGCGCGAAGCGCGCCACAAAGAACCTGCACCCCATTGCCGAGCTCTCGGCGGTGAATTGTACGGAACAGCTGGGTGTGGCGGGTCCCTGGTACGAGCGGCTGCCGCACTTCCGCATGGGCTTCACACCCAGCGCCGGGAAGGAGTTGCAGTCGGAGTTCTTCGTGCCTCGAAAGAATGCGGTCGATGCCATCCTGGCCGTCGAACGGCTGCGCGACCAGATTACGCCGCATCTGCTGATCTCGGAGATCCGCACGATTGCCGCGGACGATTTGTGGATGAGCGCCAGCTACAAACAGCCCAGCGTGGCGATCCATTTCACCTGGAAGCCGGACTGGCCGGCGGTGCGGAGCGTTCTGCCGGTGATCGAGAAGGAGCTCTCGGCCTTTCAGTACCGGCCGCACTGGGGCAAGCTGTTCACCATCGCGCCGGCGCAGCTGCGTTCGCGGTATGAGAAGCTGCCGCAGTTTCTTGCGCTGGCGGCGAAGTATGACCCGGCGGGGAAGTTTCGCAACGATTTCCTGGATACCAACCTGTTCAACCGGTAG
- a CDS encoding DUF5621 domain-containing protein: MSVFTILNCGTNFDRSKRGELVADFGAMLNGVEYRDFLITDGVGSKGTTANPMPGTFDPFTKDKTAKGKSPSWSKTPMQTLSDVSKGQGTFSPTGHGALQALTSSTGKTNAAITGHGWDDNIRHAIAVLGDVFPNLQGTINMIGWSRGAVTCLRMANWIKEFLGPGFDINIFAVDPVAGLDAGARLQDTYYVPDNVKNYVGILALDDMRGDFKPQDLSRLVIQNCMITNLAMLPFPGVHNTPVLMKSSKLPEVTRVVRHLAYRFLTVCGSQFKIHEPVFSQIDCCRNYAAMMLKRSEYAKLGKGFKNSLMGGLMDRSVKANVQGYVAADSKFFVNEHHRECFQMAYPEIYNYFFTNTVPNPLGKATTSFLATDRWAQKLQQLYQTDPDSFELLSSVYLVERKGGMGSPAVWTVCGPGVGAVAVPTPPNVTAVVRMLC; the protein is encoded by the coding sequence ATGAGTGTTTTCACGATCCTGAATTGCGGCACCAATTTTGACCGCTCGAAACGGGGCGAACTGGTCGCTGACTTCGGAGCCATGCTGAACGGCGTGGAGTACCGGGACTTTCTGATCACGGACGGCGTCGGATCCAAAGGCACCACCGCCAATCCCATGCCGGGCACGTTCGATCCATTCACCAAAGACAAAACAGCCAAGGGGAAATCGCCGTCCTGGTCGAAGACTCCGATGCAGACTCTGTCGGATGTGTCCAAGGGCCAGGGGACCTTTTCGCCGACCGGGCACGGGGCGTTGCAGGCATTGACTTCGAGTACGGGCAAGACGAATGCGGCCATTACCGGCCATGGTTGGGACGACAACATCCGGCACGCCATTGCCGTGCTTGGCGATGTGTTTCCGAACCTGCAGGGCACCATCAACATGATTGGCTGGAGCCGGGGCGCGGTGACGTGTTTGCGCATGGCCAACTGGATTAAGGAATTCCTGGGGCCCGGGTTCGACATCAATATCTTCGCTGTCGATCCGGTGGCCGGCCTGGATGCCGGGGCGCGGCTGCAGGATACGTACTATGTGCCGGATAACGTGAAGAACTACGTCGGTATCCTGGCGCTGGATGACATGCGCGGGGACTTCAAGCCGCAGGACCTCAGCCGGTTGGTGATCCAGAACTGCATGATCACCAACCTGGCGATGCTGCCGTTTCCGGGTGTGCACAATACGCCTGTGCTGATGAAGAGTTCCAAACTGCCGGAGGTGACCCGGGTGGTGCGCCACCTGGCGTACAGATTCCTGACCGTGTGCGGATCGCAGTTCAAGATCCACGAGCCGGTTTTTTCCCAGATCGACTGCTGCCGGAATTACGCGGCGATGATGCTGAAGCGGTCGGAGTACGCGAAGCTCGGGAAGGGTTTCAAGAACTCCCTAATGGGCGGGCTGATGGACAGGTCAGTCAAGGCGAATGTCCAGGGATACGTCGCCGCGGATTCGAAGTTCTTTGTGAACGAGCATCACCGGGAGTGCTTCCAGATGGCCTACCCGGAGATCTACAACTACTTCTTCACGAATACGGTGCCGAATCCGTTGGGGAAGGCGACGACCAGTTTCCTGGCCACGGACCGGTGGGCGCAGAAGCTGCAGCAGTTGTACCAGACCGATCCAGATTCGTTCGAGCTGCTGTCGAGCGTGTACCTGGTGGAGCGCAAGGGCGGCATGGGGTCGCCAGCGGTGTGGACGGTGTGCGGGCCCGGGGTGGGCGCGGTGGCGGTGCCGACGCCGCCGAATGTGACGGCGGTGGTGCGGATGCTGTGCTGA
- a CDS encoding ROK family transcriptional regulator has protein sequence MKPASPALLVQTATPSTVRDVNRRIILNLIRLHQPISRADLSAQTGISRSNISEIVDELVLMGMVKEKQAEPSKRGRVPIHLSLNDDGFRVLGISIRAGSTSLAYAGLSGHAQKVITFPTPSTPQKFVRMLAAKSIHGASGFFQHVGVSVPGLINAETGEVLWLPALPEYAGFPLATAIQDVVGVPVTADNDCNLGALADLWLSAEEIAGLQNFVFLEIGAIGVGAGLILGREVYRGYDGRFAAEFGHMIVDPNGPNCRCGRQGCWELFVCDQAAWQRYRGSAPFEATSMATLLAEARNGSGDAMRALEETARYLSIGISNIVLALNPELIVITGEITAAWDLVGPMIENKFAPSKIAIRVRPANLSPEDLYLQGAISLALNNAFAKPRIGW, from the coding sequence GTGAAACCCGCCAGCCCCGCATTGCTCGTGCAGACCGCCACGCCTTCCACGGTGCGTGACGTAAACCGGCGCATCATTCTGAACCTGATCCGGCTGCATCAGCCCATCTCGAGGGCCGATCTGTCGGCGCAGACGGGCATCTCCCGCAGCAACATCAGCGAAATCGTCGATGAACTCGTGCTCATGGGCATGGTGAAGGAAAAGCAGGCCGAGCCCAGCAAGCGCGGCCGCGTGCCGATCCATCTGTCCCTCAACGACGATGGATTCCGCGTGTTGGGAATCAGTATCCGGGCCGGGTCCACATCGCTGGCGTACGCCGGATTGAGCGGGCATGCGCAGAAAGTCATCACCTTTCCCACGCCTTCCACGCCGCAGAAGTTCGTGCGGATGCTGGCGGCGAAGTCGATTCATGGGGCGTCCGGATTCTTCCAGCACGTGGGTGTAAGCGTTCCCGGTCTCATCAATGCTGAGACGGGTGAGGTTTTGTGGCTGCCGGCGCTGCCGGAGTATGCCGGCTTCCCGCTGGCGACGGCGATTCAGGACGTGGTGGGGGTGCCGGTCACGGCCGACAACGACTGCAATCTCGGAGCGCTGGCGGATCTGTGGCTGAGCGCGGAGGAGATCGCGGGACTGCAGAATTTTGTGTTCCTGGAGATCGGCGCGATCGGCGTCGGGGCAGGGCTGATTCTGGGCCGGGAGGTCTATCGGGGATACGATGGGCGGTTCGCGGCGGAGTTCGGTCACATGATCGTCGACCCGAATGGACCCAATTGCCGTTGCGGGCGCCAGGGGTGCTGGGAGTTGTTCGTATGCGACCAGGCGGCGTGGCAGCGCTACCGGGGGTCGGCGCCGTTCGAGGCCACCAGCATGGCTACGCTACTGGCCGAGGCCCGGAATGGGTCGGGCGACGCGATGAGGGCGTTGGAGGAGACGGCGCGGTATCTATCGATCGGGATTTCGAACATCGTGCTCGCGCTGAATCCTGAACTGATCGTGATTACCGGTGAGATTACGGCGGCCTGGGATCTGGTCGGGCCGATGATCGAGAACAAATTCGCGCCCTCGAAGATTGCGATCCGGGTGCGTCCAGCCAATCTCTCGCCGGAGGATCTGTATCTGCAGGGCGCGATTTCGCTGGCGTTGAACAACGCGTTCGCCAAGCCTAGAATCGGCTGGTAG
- a CDS encoding alpha-L-fucosidase, which produces MTKRQSGPARTGRGVALLLCLAASAAAQSKPAPTQDQRMEWFRHDKFGMFIHWGPYSAFAGEYKGQKVPVGTEAEWIMQRFNIPVADYRETARGMKPVKFDAEAWVALAKATGMKYLVLTAKHHDGFAMYRSTVSKYNLLDWAKFDRDPVQELSAACQKAGIRFGVYYSHREDWDHPDGFGNNWDYDRTKKNFERYLDEKSKPQLRELLSRYGPIHLVWFDRGMDTPQHTQQFIDIVHELQPNCLINGRVGDYGADLMGDYQNMNDNGMPNGGLQEDWETPQTMNTTWGYSKFDQQWKTPGEVIHRMVEIVGKGGNYLLNIGPMADGTIPSPSVATLKAVGAWMQINGESIYGTVASPLTAQPWGRSTVKGNKVFLHVFSWPADGILRVQGLTNTVKAAYPLAAPSQKLALSREGGVPLVKLPAEPLDQNDTVIALELDGAPRAEPLIVVQGSDVGFDLDYLAAVTSGKAVKRFNRSGKFHIAKWTGPADSATWQLLVSQAGEYEVRIRYSARAESNGAGFVVNIGGQTVRGTVSGTGEGYEYKTIDLGRVRLPKTGPLTVKLQPAADTGHNLIFFQALELSPAGHRMVE; this is translated from the coding sequence ATGACCAAACGACAATCCGGTCCAGCCCGCACCGGACGCGGCGTGGCGCTCCTGCTCTGCCTCGCCGCCTCCGCCGCCGCGCAATCGAAGCCCGCGCCGACTCAAGATCAGCGCATGGAATGGTTCCGGCACGACAAATTTGGAATGTTCATCCACTGGGGTCCTTACTCCGCCTTCGCCGGGGAGTATAAGGGCCAAAAGGTGCCGGTGGGGACGGAGGCCGAGTGGATCATGCAGCGCTTCAACATTCCCGTAGCCGACTACCGGGAAACGGCGCGCGGCATGAAGCCCGTGAAGTTTGACGCGGAGGCATGGGTCGCGCTGGCCAAGGCTACGGGCATGAAGTATCTGGTGCTGACCGCCAAGCACCACGACGGGTTCGCCATGTACCGCTCGACGGTTTCCAAATACAACCTGCTGGACTGGGCAAAGTTCGATCGCGATCCGGTGCAGGAGCTTTCCGCCGCCTGCCAGAAGGCGGGGATCCGGTTTGGCGTCTACTATTCGCACCGGGAAGATTGGGATCATCCAGACGGGTTCGGCAACAACTGGGACTACGACCGGACCAAGAAGAATTTCGAGCGCTATCTGGACGAGAAGTCGAAGCCGCAACTGCGAGAGCTGCTCTCGCGCTACGGCCCGATCCACCTGGTGTGGTTCGACCGCGGCATGGACACTCCGCAGCACACACAGCAGTTCATCGACATAGTCCACGAGTTGCAGCCGAACTGCCTGATCAATGGGCGGGTGGGCGACTATGGCGCCGACCTGATGGGCGACTACCAGAACATGAACGACAACGGCATGCCGAACGGCGGGCTGCAGGAGGACTGGGAGACGCCCCAGACGATGAACACCACTTGGGGCTACAGCAAGTTCGACCAGCAGTGGAAGACTCCAGGTGAAGTGATCCATCGCATGGTGGAGATCGTCGGCAAGGGCGGGAATTACCTTCTGAATATAGGACCGATGGCCGATGGTACGATCCCGTCGCCCAGTGTGGCCACGCTCAAGGCGGTGGGGGCGTGGATGCAGATCAACGGCGAGAGCATCTACGGCACCGTCGCCAGCCCGCTGACCGCGCAGCCCTGGGGCCGGAGCACGGTGAAGGGTAACAAGGTCTTCCTGCACGTATTCAGCTGGCCGGCCGACGGAATTCTGCGTGTCCAGGGACTGACGAATACGGTAAAGGCCGCGTATCCGCTGGCCGCGCCCTCGCAGAAGCTGGCGCTCAGCCGGGAAGGCGGGGTTCCGCTGGTCAAGCTGCCGGCCGAGCCCCTGGATCAGAACGATACCGTGATTGCGCTGGAACTGGACGGGGCTCCGCGCGCGGAGCCGTTGATCGTGGTGCAGGGTAGCGATGTCGGATTCGATCTCGACTATCTCGCTGCTGTCACTTCCGGCAAGGCGGTGAAGAGGTTCAACCGCAGCGGGAAGTTCCACATCGCCAAATGGACCGGGCCGGCGGATTCCGCCACATGGCAACTGCTGGTGAGCCAGGCTGGCGAGTATGAGGTCCGGATCCGCTACTCCGCGCGCGCGGAATCGAATGGAGCCGGTTTCGTGGTGAACATTGGAGGGCAGACGGTGCGCGGCACGGTTTCCGGTACAGGGGAGGGCTATGAGTACAAGACCATCGACCTGGGGCGGGTGCGCCTGCCGAAGACCGGTCCGCTGACAGTGAAACTCCAGCCTGCCGCTGACACCGGGCACAACCTGATTTTCTTCCAGGCCCTGGAACTCAGCCCGGCCGGCCATCGCATGGTGGAGTGA